The following proteins are co-located in the Desulfatitalea tepidiphila genome:
- a CDS encoding PAS domain S-box protein yields the protein MLPFEKHGCPLLSHEGRSFHMNPFSYADGGGDDLIDKNNNKRVPADREQYLQTIIETTADGFWVVDTAGHIVEVNEAYCRMSGYTRNEIIGLRIRDLEAEETSEDTANRIQRIVSNGFELFRTRHRRKDGSLFPIEMSVTWVDFNGGRLVCFGRDLTERNRAEAVLEEERRRLENILEGTNVGTWEWNAQTGEVVFNERWAQMVGYTLEELSPISIETWERLVHPEDSKISRDRLSRHFAGELDHYECEARMRHKAGHWVWVLDRGKVSVRTDDGQPLLMQGTHQDITERKRAEEALRVSEERFRLLSDVTMEGIIIHKNGLAKDVNASLAKLLGYQREDLLGKNFLEFAVHPDDRKIVLENIVKNYARPYVVRGVKQNGELFFAELEARDFHFEGDVLRVAAVRDVTERVKMHEALRQSEDRYRDLFENVSDFLYFHDLQGNFIEANLSFKQVCGLKDVCKTNVRDLIPEDVRPGFSQYLERIIKHKKDEGHLKLMTEKGRIIVVEYKNSLVCDADGHPVGVRGSARDITAKLQAEKERRQVEAQLRQVHKIEAMGIMAGAVAHHYNNLLMAVMGNLEMAIEEMPSEAKCSEKLAQAFFAARRAAKLGEKMLTYLGQTVVQRELQDLCEICRKSLPELLTELPAVTALEADLPEPGPMVYANADQLRQLLSNLLINAVEASGQKSHPVSVIVRKVSATQISAVHRWPVEFLPESDGYACLEVADRGAGIAKDTIEKIFDPFFSTKFTGRGLGLAVALGIAKAHGGCIAVKSIPERGSVFSVFLPLSENGASDQRTSERFTLP from the coding sequence GTGCTGCCTTTTGAAAAACATGGATGTCCATTGTTATCACATGAAGGACGCTCATTCCACATGAACCCTTTTTCATACGCCGATGGTGGCGGTGATGATTTGATAGATAAAAACAACAATAAACGGGTGCCCGCAGACCGCGAGCAATATCTGCAGACCATTATTGAGACCACTGCTGACGGATTCTGGGTGGTTGATACCGCTGGCCATATTGTTGAGGTCAATGAGGCGTATTGCCGTATGTCGGGCTATACGCGGAATGAAATCATAGGCCTTCGCATCCGTGATCTGGAGGCGGAAGAAACGTCCGAGGACACGGCAAACCGTATCCAGCGTATTGTTTCCAATGGCTTCGAGCTCTTCAGAACCCGTCACCGCCGCAAGGATGGCAGTCTATTTCCCATCGAGATGTCCGTCACGTGGGTTGATTTCAATGGAGGACGCCTGGTCTGTTTCGGGCGTGACCTGACGGAGCGCAATAGGGCCGAAGCAGTGCTGGAGGAGGAACGCCGGCGCCTGGAGAACATATTAGAAGGAACGAACGTTGGCACCTGGGAGTGGAATGCGCAGACAGGCGAAGTCGTTTTTAACGAGCGCTGGGCGCAAATGGTGGGTTACACTTTGGAAGAACTTTCGCCCATATCCATAGAGACATGGGAACGGCTTGTCCATCCGGAGGATTCGAAAATCAGTCGGGATCGGCTATCCAGGCATTTTGCCGGCGAGTTGGATCATTATGAATGTGAAGCCCGCATGAGGCACAAGGCGGGCCATTGGGTCTGGGTGCTGGACCGAGGCAAAGTCAGTGTCCGGACAGATGACGGGCAACCGCTGCTCATGCAGGGCACCCACCAGGACATTACCGAGCGAAAACGGGCCGAAGAAGCGCTGAGGGTGAGCGAAGAACGCTTCCGTCTGCTCTCCGACGTGACCATGGAAGGGATCATCATCCACAAAAACGGGTTGGCCAAAGACGTGAACGCCTCCCTGGCGAAACTCCTCGGTTACCAAAGGGAAGATCTGCTCGGTAAAAATTTTCTCGAGTTCGCTGTCCATCCGGATGACCGGAAGATCGTTTTGGAAAACATCGTCAAGAACTATGCGCGTCCTTACGTCGTCAGGGGAGTGAAACAAAACGGGGAACTGTTTTTCGCCGAACTCGAGGCGCGTGATTTCCATTTCGAAGGTGATGTGCTGCGCGTGGCGGCCGTGCGTGACGTTACGGAGCGCGTCAAGATGCACGAGGCGCTTCGGCAAAGCGAAGATCGGTATCGCGATCTGTTCGAAAATGTTTCCGATTTTCTCTATTTTCATGATCTACAAGGAAACTTCATCGAGGCGAATTTATCTTTTAAACAAGTGTGCGGCCTCAAAGACGTGTGCAAAACCAACGTCAGAGACCTGATTCCCGAGGATGTTCGGCCAGGCTTCAGTCAGTATTTGGAAAGGATCATTAAACATAAAAAGGACGAGGGACACTTGAAGCTGATGACCGAAAAAGGTCGCATCATCGTTGTCGAATACAAAAATTCGCTCGTTTGCGATGCGGATGGACATCCGGTCGGGGTGAGGGGGTCGGCAAGGGACATTACCGCTAAACTTCAGGCCGAAAAGGAGCGCCGTCAAGTAGAGGCCCAGTTGCGTCAAGTGCACAAAATTGAAGCGATGGGCATCATGGCCGGCGCCGTCGCCCACCACTATAATAACCTGCTCATGGCCGTCATGGGAAACCTGGAGATGGCAATCGAAGAGATGCCATCTGAAGCGAAGTGTTCCGAAAAATTGGCGCAAGCATTTTTCGCAGCCCGCCGGGCGGCCAAACTGGGCGAAAAGATGTTGACCTATCTCGGTCAAACGGTGGTCCAACGTGAGCTTCAGGACCTTTGCGAGATTTGCCGTAAATCACTGCCGGAACTGCTGACTGAACTGCCTGCAGTTACAGCCCTGGAGGCCGATCTGCCAGAGCCGGGTCCGATGGTGTATGCGAACGCGGACCAACTTCGCCAGTTGTTGAGCAACCTTCTGATCAACGCCGTGGAGGCATCGGGGCAAAAGAGCCATCCCGTGTCGGTAATCGTCCGCAAGGTTTCTGCCACCCAGATTTCCGCCGTCCACCGTTGGCCGGTGGAGTTTCTGCCTGAGTCAGACGGTTATGCCTGCCTGGAGGTGGCGGATCGTGGGGCAGGTATCGCGAAAGACACCATTGAAAAAATCTTCGATCCATTCTTTTCGACCAAGTTTACCGGTCGGGGACTGGGATTGGCCGTGGCACTTGGCATTGCAAAAGCGCACGGAGGTTGCATTGCGGTGAAAAGCATACCAGAAAGGGGAAGCGTCTTCTCAGTGTTCCTGCCATTGTCGGAAAATGGTGCTTCAGACCAGCGTACTTCAGAAAGATTCACCCTTCCATAA
- a CDS encoding HD domain-containing phosphohydrolase yields MLDHACHPFQILADISRAAEAVDSIDELLQRILTAAVDLFHAKGGTLRVLQLPSNELRLRASVGLSAAYLKKGAVTVQQPLRRIYAEGPLVIHDVQTDPRTQYPDAVAAEGVAAIIEVPFRILPDCHMALRLHFGGPVAPTEEDLGFLTILGRQCAQAIRDTMVPDRYIKTFRNVSRAVHAGNDTAAILQGIVSQITDLLSAAGCIYWIIDTTGRRIEAKVSHGFAFRSLAAVDYAALVKIFDPAPGRTVIIEDAHADERIPDPQGLGKQHIRTVVGLCFEIDANIVGILAVYFSGPRRLTPRDMDFLQVLGEQGAISLLRARCYDARMLDTFRQTVEGLVMALEAKDVVTHGHSLNVGIYARRTALAMGLTPRQADLLYHAGLLHDIGKIGMTDKILARLGRLTPREMGQIRLHPVIGARILEPLLFLDELVPMIRHHHEHYDGSGYPDGLKGEAIPIGARILTACDALETMIAGRPGMPRHPADEAVAELQRGAGSRFDPQVVRALCSVLQAGGIGPDTQFPEAPLPDTTGRFPLGF; encoded by the coding sequence ATGCTTGACCACGCCTGCCATCCCTTTCAGATCCTTGCGGACATTTCCAGGGCCGCCGAGGCCGTCGACTCCATCGATGAACTGCTCCAGCGTATCCTCACCGCCGCGGTGGACCTCTTTCACGCCAAGGGTGGTACTCTGCGGGTTCTGCAACTGCCCTCGAACGAATTGCGCCTGCGGGCATCGGTCGGACTGAGTGCCGCCTATCTGAAAAAGGGTGCGGTGACGGTGCAGCAACCCCTCCGCCGCATCTATGCAGAAGGTCCGCTGGTCATCCATGATGTCCAAACGGACCCGCGCACGCAATATCCCGATGCCGTCGCGGCCGAAGGGGTGGCCGCGATCATCGAGGTGCCCTTCCGGATTCTGCCCGATTGTCACATGGCCTTACGGCTTCATTTTGGAGGTCCAGTCGCGCCGACGGAAGAAGATCTGGGGTTTCTGACGATCCTGGGCCGGCAGTGCGCCCAGGCCATCCGCGACACCATGGTCCCGGACCGCTACATCAAGACGTTCCGCAATGTCAGCCGGGCCGTCCACGCAGGCAACGACACCGCCGCCATCCTGCAAGGCATCGTAAGCCAGATCACCGACCTGCTGTCGGCCGCGGGATGCATCTACTGGATCATCGATACCACCGGGCGGCGCATCGAAGCCAAGGTCAGCCACGGATTCGCCTTCCGCAGCCTGGCGGCGGTGGACTATGCCGCCCTGGTGAAAATCTTCGATCCCGCGCCGGGCCGCACCGTCATCATCGAGGATGCCCATGCGGACGAGCGGATTCCGGATCCGCAAGGACTCGGCAAGCAGCACATCCGCACGGTGGTGGGGCTCTGCTTTGAAATCGACGCCAACATCGTCGGCATTCTGGCGGTCTATTTCAGCGGCCCGCGCCGCCTCACCCCCCGTGACATGGATTTTCTCCAGGTGCTGGGCGAGCAGGGGGCCATTTCGCTGCTCCGGGCCCGGTGTTACGATGCGCGCATGCTGGACACCTTCCGCCAGACCGTTGAAGGATTGGTGATGGCCCTGGAGGCCAAGGATGTCGTGACCCACGGCCACTCCCTCAACGTCGGGATCTACGCCCGCCGCACCGCGCTGGCGATGGGACTCACGCCCCGGCAGGCGGATCTGCTCTACCACGCCGGACTGCTGCACGACATCGGCAAAATCGGCATGACCGACAAAATCCTGGCCCGGCTCGGACGGCTGACTCCCCGGGAAATGGGTCAGATCCGGCTCCACCCCGTAATCGGGGCGCGCATCCTGGAGCCCCTGCTGTTCCTCGACGAACTGGTGCCCATGATTCGGCACCACCACGAACACTACGACGGTTCCGGCTATCCCGACGGCCTCAAGGGAGAAGCCATCCCCATCGGGGCGCGCATCCTGACCGCCTGCGACGCCCTGGAAACCATGATCGCCGGGCGGCCGGGCATGCCCCGGCACCCCGCCGACGAGGCCGTGGCCGAACTGCAGCGCGGCGCCGGATCGCGTTTCGATCCTCAGGTGGTCCGGGCACTATGCAGCGTGCTGCAGGCCGGAGGAATTGGACCGGACACGCAGTTCCCGGAAGCCCCCCTGCCGGATACCACCGGGCGATTCCCCCTGGGTTTCTGA
- a CDS encoding sodium:solute symporter family transporter, protein MPAEYALSNVWLGIGVVIALFAIFYYVGWWASRKTASDADFYAAGFSIGPVTNGLGMAATWASLATFLGVIALIQKLQVPFVYLWIQWAISIPLLTLLYGTSLRRMKAFTPASFIKARYGKPSTVVIVCWMTLIMVMYALGQMIGLGQAFELLFGVPYNTGLIVAGAATVGFITMGGMYGASYNAAFQMVVMTIAMVVPMGAIMKAMGSSGWWFPPLAYGDMVPSMLKMIPTFFDMKYDVRWYFALIPAFTLGPVALPHLAMRVFTSSSVKSARWAVVWFVLFLGLLFSGTYTAGFAGNFFRATTDRIIEKPDQTLLILNVFYNPALVAAFVMGGALAAGLSTIGGNLMAIAGLVGNDLLGIIAPNMESRKKIKWGYVALAMGGIIAILLAFKPPKFLVTSILWAFGLLATTATPAILLGVWWKEANKLAMIVSSTICGILYIVISPHVLPNICVGKGLVAALGMSGGMVTVPMSFAMFILLSIAFNRMSAFSAYAPTLEDKKVIDRIHGWGEHYEETRYNGITWPLIASVVCIAVMIWGLQPWS, encoded by the coding sequence ATGCCAGCTGAATACGCACTGAGCAATGTCTGGTTGGGAATCGGGGTCGTCATCGCCCTGTTCGCCATCTTCTATTACGTCGGCTGGTGGGCCAGCCGCAAAACCGCCAGCGACGCGGATTTCTACGCCGCCGGCTTTTCCATCGGCCCGGTGACCAACGGGTTGGGCATGGCCGCCACCTGGGCCAGTCTGGCCACTTTTCTGGGCGTCATCGCTCTGATCCAGAAGCTGCAGGTGCCGTTCGTCTACCTGTGGATCCAGTGGGCCATATCGATTCCGCTGCTGACCCTGCTTTACGGCACCAGCCTGCGGCGCATGAAAGCCTTTACGCCGGCTTCCTTTATCAAAGCGCGCTACGGCAAGCCCTCGACGGTCGTTATCGTCTGCTGGATGACCCTGATCATGGTCATGTACGCCCTGGGGCAGATGATCGGGCTGGGGCAGGCCTTCGAACTGCTGTTCGGCGTACCCTACAACACCGGCCTGATCGTAGCGGGCGCCGCCACGGTCGGCTTCATCACCATGGGAGGCATGTACGGCGCCTCCTATAACGCCGCCTTCCAGATGGTGGTCATGACCATCGCCATGGTCGTTCCCATGGGCGCCATCATGAAGGCCATGGGATCCTCGGGATGGTGGTTTCCACCCCTGGCCTACGGCGACATGGTCCCCAGCATGCTCAAAATGATCCCGACTTTTTTCGACATGAAATACGACGTCCGGTGGTATTTCGCCCTGATCCCGGCCTTCACCCTCGGGCCCGTCGCTCTGCCCCACCTGGCCATGCGCGTGTTCACCTCCTCAAGCGTGAAGAGCGCCCGCTGGGCCGTGGTTTGGTTCGTCCTCTTCCTGGGCCTGCTGTTCTCGGGGACCTACACCGCCGGTTTCGCCGGGAACTTCTTCCGCGCCACCACCGACCGCATCATCGAGAAGCCGGACCAGACCTTGTTGATCTTGAACGTTTTCTACAATCCGGCCCTGGTGGCAGCCTTTGTCATGGGCGGCGCCCTGGCAGCAGGTCTTTCCACGATCGGCGGCAACTTGATGGCCATCGCCGGCCTGGTCGGCAACGACCTGCTGGGCATTATCGCCCCGAACATGGAATCCCGCAAAAAGATCAAATGGGGTTACGTGGCGCTGGCCATGGGCGGCATCATAGCCATCCTGCTGGCCTTCAAACCGCCCAAGTTTCTGGTCACCAGCATCCTGTGGGCCTTCGGCCTGCTGGCCACCACGGCCACCCCGGCCATCCTGCTGGGCGTCTGGTGGAAAGAGGCCAACAAACTGGCCATGATCGTCTCCTCCACGATCTGCGGCATTCTCTACATCGTGATCTCTCCCCACGTCCTGCCCAATATCTGCGTGGGCAAAGGTCTGGTTGCAGCCCTGGGGATGTCCGGCGGGATGGTCACCGTACCGATGAGTTTCGCCATGTTCATCCTGCTCTCCATCGCTTTCAACCGGATGTCGGCGTTTTCGGCTTACGCGCCGACGCTGGAAGACAAAAAGGTGATCGACCGCATCCACGGCTGGGGAGAACACTACGAGGAAACCCGTTACAATGGCATTACCTGGCCGCTGATCGCTTCTGTCGTCTGTATCGCGGTCATGATCTGGGGACTGCAACCCTGGAGTTGA
- a CDS encoding AMP-binding protein codes for MSTAAKMNMTDYDKEYSTFQWEVPEYFNFAGDVIDKWAENPQKLAMLWVDDSGKEVRRTFRELALASRRLANLLTAQGVKRDDVVLVILPRNIEWWETFTACIRMGAVVAPGTTQLTAKDIKYRANTAQASCIITNPEIAARFDEVAKECPSVKSRIVITQPRDGWLFYTEAVDAASEVFETANTRSGDNCIVYFTSGTTGFPKMALHTHASYPIGHRVTGKYWLDLREDDMHWNVSDTGWAKAAWSSYFGPWNMGAAQFIHHTDRFDPKKTLELLSQYPVTTMCGAPTIYRMLVLEDLSQYKFPHLRHCVGAGEPLNPEIIEVWKKATGCTIRDGYGQTETVCLCGSFPCLEPKFGSMGKPMPGIDLKVIDFEGNILPPNTEGDIAVRVEPQRPVGLFKEYWKEPNRTEAAYRNGWYVTGDRAYVDEDGYFWFVGRADDVILTSGYRIGPFEVESALIEHPAVAESAVVSSPDETRGEVVKAFVILAPGYTGSDALVKELQDHVKKVTAPYKYPRKIDFVTALPKTVSGKIRRIELRNKEWGRK; via the coding sequence ATGAGCACAGCAGCCAAAATGAACATGACCGATTACGACAAGGAGTACAGCACGTTCCAGTGGGAGGTCCCCGAGTACTTCAACTTCGCCGGTGACGTGATCGACAAATGGGCCGAAAATCCCCAGAAGCTGGCCATGCTGTGGGTCGACGACAGCGGCAAGGAAGTACGCAGGACCTTTCGCGAACTGGCACTGGCTTCCAGGCGGCTGGCCAATCTTCTCACGGCCCAGGGCGTCAAACGAGACGATGTCGTCCTCGTGATCCTGCCGCGCAACATCGAGTGGTGGGAAACCTTCACGGCGTGTATCCGCATGGGCGCCGTGGTGGCTCCGGGCACGACCCAGTTGACCGCCAAGGATATCAAGTATCGCGCCAACACGGCCCAGGCCTCCTGCATCATCACCAACCCCGAGATCGCGGCCCGATTCGACGAAGTCGCCAAGGAGTGCCCGTCGGTCAAAAGCCGCATCGTAATCACCCAACCCCGGGACGGCTGGCTATTCTATACGGAAGCCGTGGACGCTGCTTCGGAGGTCTTCGAGACGGCGAACACCCGCAGTGGCGACAATTGCATCGTCTACTTCACCTCCGGCACCACCGGGTTCCCCAAGATGGCGTTGCACACCCATGCCTCCTATCCCATCGGCCACCGGGTGACCGGCAAGTACTGGCTCGACCTACGGGAAGACGACATGCACTGGAACGTGAGCGACACGGGATGGGCCAAGGCGGCCTGGAGCAGCTATTTCGGACCGTGGAACATGGGAGCGGCCCAGTTCATCCACCACACCGACCGCTTCGACCCCAAGAAGACCCTCGAATTGCTCAGCCAGTATCCGGTCACCACCATGTGCGGGGCCCCCACCATCTATCGCATGCTGGTTCTCGAGGATCTGAGCCAGTACAAATTCCCCCATCTGCGTCACTGCGTGGGCGCCGGCGAGCCCCTGAACCCCGAGATCATCGAGGTCTGGAAGAAAGCCACGGGATGCACCATCCGCGACGGCTACGGCCAGACCGAGACCGTGTGCCTCTGCGGCAGTTTTCCCTGTCTGGAGCCCAAGTTCGGTTCCATGGGAAAACCCATGCCGGGCATCGACCTGAAAGTCATCGACTTTGAAGGCAACATCCTGCCGCCCAACACCGAGGGCGACATTGCCGTACGCGTGGAACCCCAACGCCCGGTGGGCCTGTTCAAGGAGTACTGGAAAGAGCCGAATCGCACGGAGGCTGCCTACCGCAACGGATGGTACGTCACCGGCGATCGGGCCTATGTGGATGAAGACGGCTATTTCTGGTTTGTGGGTCGGGCCGACGACGTCATTCTGACCTCGGGCTACCGCATCGGCCCCTTCGAGGTGGAAAGCGCGCTGATCGAACATCCTGCCGTGGCCGAGTCGGCCGTGGTTTCCAGCCCCGACGAGACCCGCGGCGAAGTGGTCAAGGCTTTCGTCATCCTGGCCCCCGGCTACACCGGGAGCGACGCGCTGGTCAAGGAACTCCAGGACCACGTCAAGAAGGTGACCGCGCCTTACAAATATCCGCGCAAGATCGATTTTGTGACGGCCCTGCCCAAGACCGTGAGCGGCAAAATCCGCCGGATCGAACTGCGGAACAAAGAGTGGGGCAGAAAATAG
- a CDS encoding response regulator transcription factor has protein sequence MTECKKQILVVEDHPIFRLGLRELINQEPDMMVCGEAKDAHTAWHAVQTLRPDLVIADITLEDGDGIEFTKQIKRHYRELAPMERLTDRELEVFSLIGQGLNTRDIASRLNISVKTIGTYRERIKVKLGLKNAIELLRHAVNWSRGARTDSEETDL, from the coding sequence ATGACGGAGTGCAAGAAGCAGATTCTGGTGGTGGAAGACCATCCCATTTTCCGGCTCGGGTTACGGGAATTGATCAATCAGGAGCCCGACATGATGGTCTGCGGCGAGGCCAAGGATGCCCACACCGCCTGGCATGCCGTCCAGACGCTGCGCCCGGACCTGGTCATCGCCGACATCACCCTCGAAGATGGCGACGGCATCGAATTCACCAAACAGATCAAGCGCCATTACCGGGAACTGGCGCCCATGGAGCGGCTCACCGACCGCGAGCTGGAAGTCTTCAGTCTCATCGGCCAGGGGTTGAACACCCGCGATATCGCCTCCCGCCTGAACATCAGTGTCAAGACCATCGGCACCTATCGTGAACGTATCAAAGTCAAACTGGGCCTGAAAAACGCCATCGAGCTGCTCCGCCACGCCGTCAATTGGTCTCGGGGTGCCCGAACCGATTCGGAGGAAACCGATTTGTAG
- a CDS encoding cache domain-containing protein produces MNLLQTYRNLPIRHKLLYTYSSAFALIVVLSGLVAFSILRKTVEANIESELKNSTSAILNMVRTSVSASIKNHLRAVAEKNREVVTYFYDRYRQGLMTETEAKAMAEAVLLTQKIGTTGYIACVDSAGTMVIHPQPAWVGVDISDQAFVKEMIAHKEGYLEYEWQNPGDVRPRPKALYMTYFEPWDWIIDVSSYRDEFHTLVNVNDFRESVLGMRFGRTGYSFVTDSRGNIVIHPQLQGINIFRDESFPHEPLRRMLTQKNGKIIYDWQNPGEQRPRRKLVIFNAIPEYDWIVASSSYMDEFYRPLNTLNRVILFSALASLLLVLPMSFLIGLSITNPLRDLVDRLERGAEGDFSVRVHQPSRDEIGQLADYFNHFMERLEIYSRNLESEIAERRQAEEALRISEGRYRSVMEAAPDPIIVYDMKGRVTYMNAAFARVFGWTPEECLGRKMDHFVPSDTWEETRRGLALIAAGKMLSTVETRRLTKSGKVIHVSVRGAVYRDLDGQLAGSVIIHRDVSELKRMEKQLMEIGDRERQKIGQDLHDDLCPHLIGIEGLAKVLCTRLARCCIEVLPLAEQITDLIREATTKSRGLARGLCPVYLVDRGLVFALRELAMKTESFFGAHCRFSADPGAGTPDNTAATQLFYIAQEAVNNAIRHGKARNISIQLQQKNDQVVLTVDDDGCGMEEVRESGGMGLQIMDFRAKMISGNLTIRSQKGEGTLVQVVLPPPIDEPLVDSAHRKDVSR; encoded by the coding sequence ATGAATCTTCTGCAGACTTACCGCAACCTGCCGATCCGGCATAAACTCCTCTATACCTATTCCTCGGCCTTTGCCCTCATCGTCGTACTCAGCGGGCTGGTGGCATTTTCCATCCTGCGCAAAACCGTGGAAGCCAATATCGAGAGCGAACTGAAAAATTCCACCTCGGCCATCCTGAACATGGTGCGCACCTCGGTTTCCGCCTCCATCAAAAACCATCTTCGGGCCGTTGCCGAAAAAAACCGCGAGGTCGTAACGTATTTCTATGACCGCTACCGCCAGGGGCTGATGACCGAGACCGAGGCCAAAGCCATGGCGGAAGCGGTCCTGCTGACCCAGAAAATCGGCACCACCGGCTACATCGCCTGCGTCGACAGTGCCGGCACCATGGTGATCCATCCCCAGCCCGCCTGGGTCGGTGTGGATATTTCAGACCAGGCCTTCGTCAAGGAGATGATCGCCCACAAGGAGGGATATCTGGAATACGAGTGGCAGAATCCGGGCGACGTTCGGCCGCGGCCCAAGGCTCTCTATATGACCTATTTCGAGCCCTGGGACTGGATCATCGACGTATCCTCCTACCGCGACGAATTCCACACCCTGGTGAATGTCAACGATTTCCGGGAGAGCGTACTGGGCATGCGTTTCGGCCGCACCGGCTACTCCTTCGTGACCGACAGCCGCGGCAATATCGTGATCCATCCCCAGCTCCAGGGCATCAATATCTTCCGGGACGAGAGTTTTCCCCACGAGCCGCTGCGCCGGATGCTGACCCAAAAGAACGGCAAGATCATATATGACTGGCAGAATCCCGGCGAACAGCGGCCGCGCCGCAAGCTCGTCATCTTCAATGCGATTCCTGAATATGACTGGATCGTGGCCAGTTCCAGCTACATGGACGAATTTTACCGGCCGCTGAACACCTTGAACCGGGTGATCCTGTTCTCGGCCCTCGCTTCGCTGCTCTTGGTGCTGCCCATGTCGTTCTTGATTGGATTGTCCATCACCAATCCGCTGCGCGACCTGGTGGACCGGCTGGAAAGGGGCGCCGAAGGAGACTTTTCGGTGCGCGTGCACCAGCCTTCCCGGGATGAAATCGGACAACTGGCCGATTATTTCAACCATTTCATGGAACGTCTGGAAATCTACAGTCGCAACCTGGAATCGGAAATCGCCGAACGCCGCCAGGCCGAAGAGGCTCTGCGCATCAGCGAGGGACGCTATCGGTCGGTCATGGAGGCGGCGCCGGACCCGATCATCGTTTACGACATGAAGGGACGTGTAACCTACATGAACGCGGCCTTCGCGCGGGTATTCGGATGGACGCCGGAAGAGTGCCTGGGCCGAAAAATGGATCATTTCGTCCCCTCCGACACCTGGGAGGAAACCCGACGGGGATTGGCTTTGATCGCCGCCGGCAAGATGCTCTCCACTGTGGAAACCCGACGCCTCACCAAATCCGGCAAGGTGATCCATGTCAGCGTCCGGGGGGCCGTCTACCGCGATCTGGACGGTCAGCTGGCGGGCAGCGTCATCATCCACCGGGATGTCTCCGAATTGAAGCGGATGGAAAAGCAGCTCATGGAAATCGGGGATCGCGAGCGCCAGAAGATCGGTCAGGATCTGCACGACGACCTCTGCCCCCACCTGATCGGCATCGAGGGCCTGGCCAAGGTGCTCTGTACCAGGCTGGCCAGATGTTGCATCGAGGTCCTGCCGCTGGCCGAACAGATCACCGACCTGATCCGGGAAGCCACCACCAAGAGCCGGGGCCTGGCCCGGGGACTGTGCCCGGTCTATCTGGTGGATCGCGGCCTGGTTTTCGCGCTACGCGAACTGGCCATGAAAACCGAATCCTTTTTCGGCGCCCACTGCCGGTTCAGCGCCGACCCCGGTGCCGGTACCCCGGACAATACGGCTGCCACGCAGCTTTTCTATATAGCCCAGGAGGCCGTAAACAACGCCATCCGCCATGGCAAAGCCCGCAATATCAGCATCCAGCTCCAGCAAAAAAATGACCAGGTTGTGCTGACGGTCGATGACGACGGCTGCGGGATGGAAGAAGTCCGTGAATCCGGGGGCATGGGTTTGCAGATCATGGATTTTCGTGCCAAAATGATCAGCGGTAATCTAACCATTCGATCCCAAAAGGGCGAGGGAACTCTCGTTCAGGTGGTGCTGCCCCCACCGATCGATGAGCCTCTGGTGGACAGCGCCCACCGGAAGGACGTGTCGCGATGA